In one window of Verrucomicrobiales bacterium DNA:
- a CDS encoding class II aldolase/adducin family protein encodes MPAVITAKDIEELIAKGGDPKSLPSDAILTPSAKDILRELSSGRRSTGGSSSPAAPATATATAAPAKPLSSKSSKAELEAFFNSPYMHNLKEQICDIGRRLWGRAYVDGNGGNIAIRVGEDIALCTPTLVSKGFMQPADMCLVDFEGNQLAGVKKRTSEILMHLQIMKRQPRAAATVHCHPPYSTGFAVAGIEPPTCMIPEYEVFSSVAIAPYRTPGTPEMGQLVADLVDKHNTILMANHGVVSWSHLTVEDAYFKMEILEAYCRTILVAAQLGKPPQTMTPKQLQDLLKIKQSLGIPDPRLGLKECELCDNAEWRPGITCAVPAKSETSGALDPQAEALVKAITDQILGGGRS; translated from the coding sequence ATGCCCGCTGTCATTACTGCGAAGGATATCGAAGAGCTGATCGCCAAAGGTGGTGATCCCAAAAGCCTGCCGTCTGATGCCATTCTGACCCCGTCGGCCAAGGACATCCTCCGCGAGCTCAGCTCGGGTCGGCGGTCCACTGGCGGGTCGTCCTCCCCGGCTGCGCCCGCGACGGCGACGGCGACGGCGGCTCCGGCGAAGCCGTTGAGCTCCAAGAGCTCCAAGGCTGAGTTGGAAGCGTTCTTCAACTCTCCTTACATGCACAATCTGAAGGAGCAGATTTGTGATATCGGCCGCCGTCTGTGGGGCCGGGCCTATGTCGATGGGAACGGTGGCAACATCGCCATTCGGGTGGGCGAGGACATCGCGCTGTGCACCCCGACTCTGGTCAGCAAGGGGTTCATGCAGCCGGCCGACATGTGCCTGGTGGATTTCGAAGGCAATCAGCTCGCCGGGGTGAAGAAGCGCACCAGCGAAATTCTGATGCACTTGCAGATCATGAAGCGTCAGCCTCGGGCAGCTGCCACGGTTCATTGTCATCCGCCTTACAGCACTGGGTTTGCTGTTGCCGGCATCGAACCTCCGACCTGCATGATTCCCGAGTATGAGGTGTTCTCCTCGGTGGCGATTGCTCCGTATCGCACGCCGGGAACCCCCGAGATGGGGCAGCTCGTCGCGGATCTGGTGGACAAGCACAACACCATCCTGATGGCCAATCATGGTGTCGTATCCTGGAGCCATCTGACCGTGGAGGATGCCTACTTCAAGATGGAGATCTTGGAGGCTTATTGCCGCACCATCCTGGTCGCGGCCCAGTTGGGCAAGCCGCCGCAGACCATGACCCCGAAGCAACTCCAGGATCTACTGAAGATCAAACAGAGCCTGGGAATTCCCGACCCCCGTCTGGGCTTGAAGGAATGTGAGCTGTGCGACAATGCCGAGTGGCGCCCGGGCATCACCTGCGCCGTTCCGGCGAAGTCGGAAACCTCCGGCGCTTTGGATCCTCAAGCGGAAGCGTTGGTCAAGGCGATCACCGACCAGATTCTGGGCGGCGGACGCTCCTAG
- a CDS encoding EutN/CcmL family microcompartment protein gives MYLARVEGSLTATRKHPSFEGWRLVICQPISQQGAPEGVPQVAIDSLGAGMHQRVIISSDGSAARLAVGDPKSPVRWIIVGVVDEVSPGTTALEDSLE, from the coding sequence ATGTATCTTGCGCGCGTCGAAGGCAGCCTGACCGCCACCCGAAAGCACCCGAGCTTCGAGGGTTGGCGACTGGTGATCTGCCAGCCGATCTCGCAACAGGGCGCGCCCGAGGGTGTGCCTCAGGTGGCGATCGACTCCCTCGGTGCCGGCATGCATCAACGTGTGATTATTTCGAGCGATGGCTCGGCCGCTCGGTTGGCGGTCGGCGATCCGAAGAGTCCGGTCCGATGGATTATCGTGGGCGTGGTCGACGAAGTGTCGCCGGGCACCACAGCTCTGGAGGACTCGTTGGAATGA
- a CDS encoding aldehyde dehydrogenase EutE, which yields MAAINETLIRDVVAEVLSRLGTSGATVAAPAPAAKGSDHACGCGGKTATSAASGFRGKFGVFQDAGEACLAAQEAFLQLQKKGMEARRKIVDIVKRLAEANAQDWGRIELEETKIGRLDHKIEKLQIIKLVPGVEWIRPDALSGDHGITHEEYTPFGVVGAVTPSTHSIPTLSGNIVNIVAAGNSVVFNAHPTAARCAAMAVRAYNEAIYRETGIENIACIIEQPTFDSFKALCANDQVRLLLVTGGPGVVKAAMQTGKRAICAGPGNPPVLVDGSACMKRAAESVIKGASYDNNLLCIGEKEVFVVGDTFTKFMDAMSTAGAVKLNASQLEALTKAAFTFKEGHGGGCAEPVVNKDLIGKDVAVLAKFAGVTVPANTQLLFAETDANHPFVKEEQMMPFIPVVRVRDIEEGIVASKLAEHNYKHTAIIHSHDVEHMTAMARALDTTIFVKNGPCMAGLGLGGEGYLSYSIATPTGEGVTNPKTFTRVRRCVMVDNLRIY from the coding sequence GATCCGTGATGTGGTGGCTGAGGTGCTCAGCCGCTTGGGAACCTCTGGCGCTACCGTCGCCGCCCCCGCTCCCGCGGCCAAGGGCTCCGATCACGCGTGTGGCTGCGGCGGCAAGACGGCGACGTCGGCCGCATCAGGCTTTCGCGGCAAGTTCGGCGTTTTCCAGGACGCCGGCGAGGCCTGCCTGGCGGCGCAAGAGGCCTTCCTCCAGCTGCAAAAGAAAGGGATGGAAGCCCGCCGCAAGATCGTCGACATCGTCAAGCGCCTCGCCGAGGCCAACGCGCAGGACTGGGGTCGCATCGAGCTGGAGGAGACCAAGATCGGCCGCCTGGATCACAAAATCGAGAAGCTGCAGATCATCAAGCTGGTCCCGGGGGTGGAGTGGATCCGTCCCGACGCGCTCAGCGGCGACCATGGCATCACCCATGAAGAATACACTCCCTTTGGTGTCGTTGGCGCGGTGACCCCGTCGACCCATTCGATTCCGACGCTGAGCGGCAATATCGTGAACATTGTGGCCGCGGGAAACTCGGTCGTGTTCAACGCCCATCCCACGGCCGCGCGTTGCGCCGCTATGGCGGTTCGCGCTTATAATGAGGCGATCTATCGCGAGACCGGGATTGAGAACATCGCCTGCATTATCGAGCAGCCCACCTTCGACTCCTTCAAAGCCCTTTGTGCCAACGACCAGGTCCGACTGCTGTTGGTCACGGGCGGACCCGGCGTCGTGAAGGCTGCCATGCAGACCGGCAAGCGGGCCATCTGTGCCGGTCCGGGCAACCCGCCGGTGCTGGTGGATGGCAGCGCTTGCATGAAGCGCGCCGCCGAGTCGGTGATCAAAGGCGCCAGTTACGACAACAACCTGCTCTGCATTGGCGAGAAGGAAGTGTTTGTTGTAGGTGACACCTTCACCAAGTTCATGGATGCCATGAGCACCGCTGGAGCGGTGAAGCTCAACGCGAGCCAGCTCGAGGCTCTGACGAAGGCGGCGTTTACCTTCAAGGAAGGCCACGGCGGCGGATGCGCTGAGCCTGTGGTCAACAAGGATCTGATTGGTAAAGATGTTGCCGTTCTCGCCAAGTTCGCGGGAGTCACGGTGCCGGCCAACACGCAGCTGCTGTTTGCTGAAACCGATGCGAATCATCCGTTCGTCAAAGAGGAGCAGATGATGCCCTTCATCCCCGTGGTCCGCGTCCGGGACATCGAGGAAGGCATCGTTGCTTCCAAGCTGGCCGAGCACAATTACAAGCACACGGCGATCATCCACTCGCACGACGTCGAGCACATGACCGCGATGGCTCGGGCGCTCGACACCACGATCTTTGTGAAGAACGGGCCGTGTATGGCGGGTCTGGGGCTGGGTGGCGAAGGCTACTTGAGCTACTCGATTGCAACCCCGACAGGCGAAGGTGTCACCAACCCGAAGACGTTCACCCGGGTGCGCCGCTGTGTCATGGTGGATAATCTGCGGATCTATTGA